The Alphaproteobacteria bacterium genome contains a region encoding:
- the msrA gene encoding peptide-methionine (S)-S-oxide reductase MsrA translates to MFMFRKKLEMPTAADALPGRPDPIPTAESHFVLKRPLKGPYPAGYETAIFGLGCFWGAERAFWKLGDGIYTTAVGYLGGPTPNPTYEEVCSGRTGHNEVVLVVYDPSKISYEKLLKAFWESHDPTQGMRQGNDVGTQYRSGIYVTTPAQRKAAETSKAMYEKALAADRFGPITTEIVDAGPFYFAEDYHQQYLAKNPMGYCGLGGTGVSCPIGTGVAA, encoded by the coding sequence ATGTTCATGTTCCGCAAGAAACTCGAAATGCCGACCGCGGCCGACGCACTGCCCGGCCGCCCCGATCCGATCCCGACGGCCGAAAGCCATTTCGTGCTGAAGCGTCCGCTCAAAGGCCCGTATCCCGCCGGATACGAGACCGCGATCTTCGGGCTTGGCTGCTTCTGGGGCGCGGAGCGTGCCTTCTGGAAGCTGGGCGACGGCATCTACACCACGGCGGTCGGCTATTTGGGCGGGCCCACGCCGAACCCGACCTACGAGGAAGTCTGCTCGGGCCGGACCGGCCACAACGAGGTGGTGCTCGTCGTCTACGACCCCTCGAAGATCTCCTATGAGAAGCTGCTCAAGGCCTTTTGGGAGAGTCACGATCCGACTCAGGGGATGCGCCAGGGCAACGACGTGGGCACGCAGTATCGCTCGGGCATCTATGTGACGACGCCCGCGCAACGCAAAGCCGCCGAGACGTCCAAGGCGATGTATGAAAAGGCGCTCGCCGCGGATCGCTTTGGACCGATCACGACCGAGATCGTCGACGCGGGCCCGTTCTATTTCGCCGAGGATTATCACCAGCAGTACCTCGCCAAGAACCCGATGGGTTATTGCGGGCTTGGCGGCACCGGCGTGAGCTGTCCGATCGGAACCGGTGTGGCGGCGTAA
- a CDS encoding enoyl-CoA hydratase-related protein, whose protein sequence is MSIDVDVTDGIATITINRPERMNAMDAEHYKGLSQAWMRVRDDAAIRVAIITGAGEKSFSAGADLKSFITAPAGLDEMWLTQRDQLLNRGLEVWKPVIAAVNGYCLAGGMTLLLGTDIRIAAEHATFNIAEVKRGILPGNGGTQRILDQLPYAIGMELLLTGDSIDAAKALHYGLINKVVPKDKLMGEARAMARKIAANAPLAVQAAKESAVRSREMDRTTGLRFEAVINRMLQFTEDAKEGPKAFAEKRAPDFKGR, encoded by the coding sequence ATGTCGATCGACGTCGATGTGACCGACGGCATCGCCACCATCACGATCAACCGCCCGGAGCGGATGAACGCGATGGACGCCGAGCACTACAAGGGGCTGTCGCAAGCCTGGATGCGCGTGCGCGACGACGCGGCAATTCGTGTGGCGATCATCACGGGCGCGGGCGAGAAGTCCTTCAGCGCGGGTGCGGATCTCAAAAGCTTCATCACGGCGCCGGCGGGTCTCGACGAGATGTGGCTGACCCAGCGCGACCAGCTGCTCAACCGCGGGCTCGAAGTCTGGAAGCCCGTGATCGCCGCGGTGAACGGATATTGTCTCGCCGGCGGCATGACGCTGCTCCTCGGCACCGACATCCGCATCGCAGCGGAGCACGCCACCTTCAACATCGCGGAGGTGAAGCGCGGCATCCTGCCCGGCAATGGCGGCACGCAGCGCATTCTCGATCAACTCCCCTATGCGATCGGCATGGAGCTGTTGCTGACCGGCGACTCGATCGATGCGGCCAAGGCGCTGCACTACGGCCTGATCAACAAGGTGGTGCCCAAGGACAAGCTGATGGGCGAGGCGCGTGCGATGGCCAGGAAAATCGCCGCGAACGCGCCGCTCGCCGTGCAGGCCGCCAAGGAAAGTGCCGTGCGCTCGCGCGAGATGGATCGCACCACAGGCTTGCGCTTCGAGGCGGTGATCAATCGCATGCTGCAGTTCACCGAGGACGCGAAGGAAGGGCCCAAGGCCTTCGCCGAGAAGCGCGCTCCGGACTTCAAGGGTCGCTGA
- a CDS encoding heme-binding protein, which produces MRKTVIAVAASVLFAATAQAEMAAPTPAPAPTYGQPGVTLEQAQAAAAAAVAEAKKNGWLMAVAVVSNSGFLVSFSKMDQTQFASVQIAQDKAKAAATFRRPTKVFEDRANGGGPSVLSLHGVVASEGGIPLMRDGKVIGAIGCSGGTSAQDGQACKAGADTIK; this is translated from the coding sequence ATGCGTAAAACCGTGATTGCGGTGGCGGCCAGCGTTCTTTTTGCCGCGACCGCGCAGGCCGAAATGGCTGCCCCAACGCCGGCCCCGGCGCCGACATATGGCCAGCCCGGCGTCACTCTCGAGCAGGCCCAGGCCGCCGCCGCCGCCGCCGTTGCGGAGGCCAAGAAGAACGGCTGGCTCATGGCCGTCGCGGTCGTGTCGAACAGCGGTTTCCTCGTCAGCTTCAGCAAGATGGACCAGACCCAGTTCGCCTCGGTCCAGATCGCGCAGGACAAGGCCAAAGCCGCGGCGACGTTCCGCAGGCCGACCAAGGTCTTCGAGGATCGGGCCAACGGCGGCGGACCGAGCGTTCTGTCGCTGCACGGCGTCGTCGCCTCCGAGGGCGGCATCCCATTGATGCGCGATGGCAAGGTCATCGGCGCGATCGGCTGCAGCGGCGGGACCAGCGCGCAGGACGGTCAGGCCTGCAAGGCGGGTGCGGACACCATTAAGTAA
- a CDS encoding SDR family oxidoreductase translates to MNQVVIVTGGSRGIGAATARLLGREKAAVVVNYRKAKAEADAVVRDIETAGGRAIAVRGDMGNEDDILRVFAETDRVFGPLTGLVNNAGIVGGQKRRIGAITFAGAMEVMRTNLVGPLICAREAIRRMSTKTGGKGGAIVNVSSLGALTGSPNAFIDYAASKGALDTMTIGLAAETADCGIRVNAVRPGLIDTEIHNEVGIPDRVKRFGPKMPVGRAGEAREVAEAIVWLLSDKASYVTGDFINVTGGAR, encoded by the coding sequence ATGAACCAAGTTGTCATTGTGACCGGAGGCAGCCGCGGCATCGGCGCCGCCACCGCGCGCTTGCTCGGGCGCGAGAAGGCGGCCGTCGTCGTCAATTATCGCAAGGCAAAAGCCGAAGCTGACGCCGTGGTGCGCGATATCGAGACGGCCGGCGGACGTGCGATCGCCGTGCGGGGCGACATGGGCAACGAGGACGATATCCTGCGCGTCTTCGCCGAAACCGACCGCGTCTTCGGCCCGCTCACCGGGCTGGTCAACAACGCCGGCATTGTCGGCGGGCAGAAGCGGCGCATCGGTGCCATCACGTTTGCGGGCGCCATGGAGGTGATGCGCACCAACCTCGTGGGACCGCTCATCTGCGCGCGCGAGGCAATCCGCCGGATGTCGACCAAGACCGGCGGCAAGGGCGGCGCGATCGTGAATGTGTCCTCGCTCGGTGCGCTCACCGGCTCGCCCAACGCCTTCATCGATTACGCCGCTTCCAAGGGCGCGCTCGACACGATGACGATTGGGCTCGCGGCCGAGACGGCCGACTGCGGCATCCGGGTGAACGCCGTGCGGCCGGGCCTGATCGATACCGAGATTCACAACGAGGTCGGCATTCCGGATCGGGTGAAGCGCTTCGGCCCGAAGATGCCGGTCGGCCGTGCGGGGGAAGCGCGCGAAGTCGCGGAGGCGATCGTGTGGCTCCTCTCGGACAAGGCGTCATACGTTACCGGCGACTTCATCAACGTCACCGGCGGTGCGCGCTAA
- a CDS encoding lysine-2,3-aminomutase-like protein, with protein sequence MTIRLPSELIAAGLAPPEKLADLAAVATRYAVAITPAVAELIDRADPHDPIARQFVPDIAELTTTPEERADPIGDDAHSPIEGIVHRYPDRVLLKLVNVCAVYCRFCFRREMVGPGRKALSVQQLDAALGYVAANPEIWEVILTGGDPLVLSARRLGTVIRRIAAIGHVKIIRLHTRVPVVSPEKITPALVRALKTSGATTYVALHANHPRELTPAVRAACARIVDAGIPMVSQSVLLRGVNDDAQTLEALMRAFVECRIKPYYLHHADLAPGTSHFRTSLREGQALMRALRGRVSGLAQPTYVLDIPGGHGKVPMGSPYIDMCGEGGATVEDINGLKHDYSANS encoded by the coding sequence ATGACGATCCGTCTTCCATCCGAACTCATCGCGGCCGGGCTTGCGCCGCCGGAAAAGCTCGCCGATCTCGCGGCGGTCGCCACGCGTTACGCAGTTGCGATCACGCCGGCGGTGGCCGAGCTGATCGACCGCGCTGATCCGCATGACCCGATCGCGCGCCAGTTCGTGCCGGACATCGCCGAGCTGACGACCACGCCCGAAGAACGCGCCGATCCGATCGGCGACGATGCGCATTCGCCGATCGAAGGAATCGTGCACCGCTATCCGGATCGCGTGCTCTTGAAGCTCGTGAACGTGTGCGCGGTCTACTGCCGCTTCTGCTTTCGGCGCGAGATGGTCGGGCCGGGCAGGAAGGCGCTCTCGGTCCAGCAGCTCGATGCCGCGCTCGGCTACGTGGCGGCGAATCCCGAGATCTGGGAGGTGATCCTCACCGGCGGCGATCCACTGGTGCTCTCGGCGCGCCGGCTCGGGACGGTCATCAGGCGCATTGCGGCGATCGGGCACGTCAAGATTATCCGGCTGCACACGCGCGTGCCGGTCGTGTCCCCTGAGAAGATCACGCCCGCGCTCGTGCGTGCGCTCAAGACTTCCGGCGCAACCACGTACGTCGCGCTGCACGCCAATCATCCGCGCGAGCTGACGCCCGCGGTGCGCGCTGCCTGTGCGCGCATCGTCGATGCCGGCATTCCGATGGTGAGCCAGTCGGTGTTATTGCGCGGTGTCAATGATGATGCGCAGACGCTCGAAGCATTGATGCGTGCCTTCGTCGAATGCCGCATCAAGCCGTACTACCTGCATCATGCAGATCTCGCGCCGGGCACGTCGCACTTCCGCACCTCGCTTCGTGAAGGCCAGGCTCTGATGCGCGCCTTGCGCGGTCGCGTGTCAGGGCTGGCGCAGCCGACTTATGTGCTTGATATCCCCGGCGGCCACGGCAAGGTGCCGATGGGCTCCCCCTACATCGACATGTGCGGCGAGGGGGGCGCGACGGTCGAAGATATCAACGGCCTGAAACACGACTATTCAGCA
- the efp gene encoding elongation factor P: MRVIASSVRKGNVLDVEGRLYVVLNAESFFPGKGTPTTQIDMRRISDGVKTQQRYKTTEQVERATVEERDYQFLYQDADGFHFMNMENYEQLAMQDDVVGEQAAYLHPEMKVKLSVHEGNPIAIELPQKVTLEVTDTEPTTKGQTASSSYKPAVLANGVRTAVPPFITTGTRIVVMTADGSYVERAKD, translated from the coding sequence GTGAGAGTCATCGCCAGTTCTGTCCGCAAGGGCAATGTTCTTGATGTCGAGGGACGGCTTTACGTCGTGCTGAACGCCGAAAGCTTCTTTCCCGGCAAGGGAACACCGACGACGCAGATCGACATGCGCCGGATCAGCGACGGCGTGAAGACCCAGCAGCGCTACAAGACCACCGAGCAGGTCGAGCGCGCGACTGTCGAGGAGCGCGATTATCAGTTCCTCTACCAGGACGCCGATGGCTTTCACTTCATGAACATGGAAAATTACGAGCAGCTGGCGATGCAGGACGACGTCGTCGGCGAGCAGGCCGCCTACCTGCACCCCGAGATGAAGGTGAAGCTCAGCGTGCACGAGGGCAACCCGATTGCGATCGAGCTGCCCCAGAAGGTCACGCTCGAGGTCACCGATACCGAACCGACCACCAAGGGGCAAACGGCGTCGTCATCCTACAAGCCCGCCGTGCTGGCGAATGGCGTGCGCACCGCGGTGCCGCCGTTCATCACCACAGGCACGCGCATCGTGGTGATGACCGCGGACGGGAGCTACGTGGAGCGCGCGAAGGATTGA
- a CDS encoding thiolase family protein, producing the protein MRGKYVIAGIGHTKFGRLPGRGTISMNVEACRNALADAGIEKSAVDALFVKVPTSRYSSMYGQTLAEAMRLQPKVGGVWDQGGATNISMISFACMAIDAGQCDVALVALADDPKTGTRQAYEKAWGDDAAYGWFSIAAGYALTMQRHMAEYGTRPEQFGEIAVAVRNHGASNPHAALRVPLTLDKYMESPFIVEPLRRDDICLVSDGAAAVVVMSEQHARELGVKAPVKILGFGQGQTSYDVPLRPVLTETMAKASAQTAFKMAGLAPKDIDVAQIYDCYTIAVMMTLEDYGFCRKGEGGKWVEGGRVAKGGELPINTSGGLLSETGMPGMQLVMEGVRQMRGTSVNQVKDAETCVVSNQGGIMTTHSTMILSRQ; encoded by the coding sequence ATGCGCGGCAAGTACGTGATCGCCGGCATCGGGCACACCAAATTCGGCCGCCTTCCGGGCCGCGGCACCATCTCGATGAATGTCGAGGCCTGCCGCAATGCGCTGGCCGACGCCGGCATCGAGAAGTCCGCGGTGGACGCGCTGTTCGTGAAGGTGCCGACTTCGCGCTACTCCTCGATGTACGGCCAGACACTCGCCGAGGCGATGCGGCTGCAGCCGAAGGTCGGCGGCGTCTGGGATCAGGGCGGCGCCACCAATATCAGCATGATCTCGTTCGCCTGCATGGCGATCGACGCCGGCCAGTGCGACGTCGCGCTTGTCGCGCTCGCCGACGATCCGAAGACCGGCACGCGCCAGGCTTACGAAAAGGCGTGGGGCGACGATGCAGCCTACGGCTGGTTCAGCATCGCGGCCGGTTACGCGCTCACGATGCAGCGGCACATGGCCGAATACGGAACCAGGCCGGAGCAGTTCGGCGAGATCGCGGTCGCGGTGCGCAATCATGGCGCCAGCAATCCGCACGCGGCGCTGCGCGTGCCGCTCACGCTCGACAAATACATGGAGTCGCCGTTCATTGTGGAGCCGCTGCGCCGTGACGACATCTGCCTCGTCTCGGATGGCGCCGCCGCCGTCGTGGTCATGAGCGAACAGCACGCCCGCGAGCTCGGCGTGAAAGCACCAGTCAAGATCCTCGGCTTCGGGCAGGGGCAGACGTCCTACGACGTGCCGCTTCGCCCGGTGCTGACCGAAACGATGGCGAAAGCCTCCGCGCAGACCGCGTTCAAAATGGCCGGACTCGCGCCGAAGGATATTGACGTGGCGCAGATCTACGACTGCTACACCATCGCGGTGATGATGACGCTCGAGGACTACGGTTTTTGCCGCAAGGGCGAGGGCGGCAAGTGGGTCGAGGGCGGGCGCGTCGCGAAAGGTGGTGAACTGCCGATCAACACCTCGGGCGGGCTTCTCTCGGAGACCGGAATGCCTGGCATGCAACTCGTGATGGAGGGCGTGCGGCAGATGCGCGGCACGTCGGTCAATCAGGTCAAGGATGCCGAGACCTGCGTCGTCTCGAACCAGGGCGGTATCATGACCACGCATTCGACCATGATCCTGAGCCGCCAATGA
- a CDS encoding acyl-CoA dehydrogenase family protein, which produces MQETARRFMRERVIPAEKPLPHDAIALPDEVLKPLQEEAKKLGFWHVESPSEWGGAGLNLLGQAIVAEESSQCKMGLYIPACHAFGYDPPNSIFLGRKDQIEKYAVPAIQNGDKTFVAISEPSGGADPGRAIQTRAEKRGDRYVLNGTKLWITGVGQSNWGLVFARTGGKGRDGVTSFIVEKKFKGFSYKPVPVIRSYFPYEISFQDCEVPEENRLGNEGEGFKLAETWLVHARIPYAAAVIGVAKAALQLAIDWAKERETFGSKLADKQAIQWMIADSEIELRAARLLVYQAAWKGDLGQDIKVDASICKVYATEIAGKVVDRCIQMFGGLGVAREMPLERWYREMRIKRIGEGPSEVHRMVVARDLLGGQRRKA; this is translated from the coding sequence ATGCAGGAGACCGCGCGGCGCTTCATGCGCGAGCGGGTGATCCCAGCCGAAAAGCCGCTGCCGCATGATGCGATCGCGTTGCCCGACGAGGTGTTGAAACCGTTGCAGGAGGAGGCGAAGAAGCTCGGCTTCTGGCACGTCGAGTCGCCGTCCGAATGGGGCGGCGCGGGTCTGAACCTGCTCGGGCAGGCGATCGTCGCGGAGGAGTCCTCGCAATGCAAAATGGGGCTCTATATTCCGGCCTGCCATGCCTTCGGCTATGACCCACCCAATTCGATCTTCCTCGGCCGCAAGGACCAGATCGAGAAATACGCCGTGCCCGCAATCCAGAACGGCGACAAGACATTCGTCGCGATCTCCGAGCCGAGCGGCGGCGCCGACCCCGGGCGCGCGATCCAGACCCGCGCCGAGAAGCGCGGCGACCGCTATGTGCTGAACGGCACCAAGCTCTGGATCACCGGCGTCGGCCAGTCGAACTGGGGCTTGGTGTTCGCGCGCACCGGCGGGAAAGGCCGCGACGGTGTCACCTCGTTCATCGTGGAGAAGAAGTTCAAAGGCTTTTCCTACAAGCCGGTCCCGGTCATCCGCTCGTATTTCCCGTACGAGATCAGCTTCCAGGATTGCGAGGTGCCGGAGGAAAACCGGCTCGGCAACGAAGGCGAGGGCTTCAAGCTTGCCGAGACCTGGCTGGTCCATGCGCGCATTCCCTATGCGGCGGCCGTGATCGGGGTCGCCAAGGCCGCACTCCAGCTTGCGATCGATTGGGCCAAGGAGCGCGAGACCTTCGGCTCCAAACTCGCCGACAAGCAGGCGATCCAGTGGATGATCGCCGATAGCGAGATCGAGCTGCGCGCCGCGCGGCTGCTCGTGTACCAGGCCGCCTGGAAGGGCGATCTCGGGCAGGACATCAAGGTCGACGCGTCGATTTGCAAAGTCTATGCGACCGAGATCGCCGGCAAGGTGGTCGACCGCTGCATCCAGATGTTCGGCGGGCTCGGCGTCGCGCGCGAGATGCCGCTGGAACGCTGGTATCGCGAAATGCGCATCAAACGCATCGGCGAAGGTCCATCCGAGGTGCACCGCATGGTGGTGGCGCGCGACCTGCTCGGCGGCCAGCGCAGGAAGGCTTGA
- a CDS encoding OB-fold domain-containing protein, which yields MSFPLPEPTPLSKPYWDALGEGRLTFQRCRKCGHAWLPARAECPECLAAEWDWQAASGKGRVISWVIYHHAYHEAFKDKVPYNVTLVELDEGPRLITNIVNPEAGIKAERPVTLKIEDEHGVALARFALT from the coding sequence ATGAGCTTCCCGCTTCCCGAACCGACGCCGCTGTCGAAGCCCTACTGGGATGCGCTCGGAGAGGGGCGGCTGACGTTCCAGCGATGTCGGAAGTGCGGCCACGCCTGGCTGCCGGCGCGCGCCGAATGTCCCGAGTGCCTCGCCGCCGAATGGGACTGGCAGGCGGCGTCCGGCAAGGGGCGCGTGATCTCCTGGGTGATCTATCACCACGCCTACCACGAGGCGTTCAAAGACAAGGTGCCGTACAACGTCACGCTGGTCGAACTCGACGAAGGCCCGCGCCTCATCACCAACATCGTCAATCCGGAAGCGGGCATCAAAGCCGAGCGGCCGGTGACCCTGAAAATCGAGGACGAGCACGGCGTCGCGCTCGCGCGCTTTGCACTGACATGA
- a CDS encoding CoA transferase: MASPHPLAGIKVVDLSQIYNGPYCTFLLAQAGADVIKVEPKGGEHLRRRAVLGGAALPFAMLNANKRSVSLDLKNQQGRDLLIEMVRRADVLVENFAPGVTERLGLGVEAMHKVNPRLVYAQSSGYGQDGLYRDYPAMDLTVQAMSGIMDITGFADREPVKAGPALCDFFAGVHLYGGIVTALLDRERTGRGRTVEVAMLDAVYASLSSQLGMSFGIGWEDAGRTGNRHGGLAESPYNVYPTADGYIAIICVGEQHWKNLLDAMQRPDLRDDPRFADLKTRVAHMDVVDDLVSTFTRQFTKQDLFALLMKHRVPCAPVRTLKEVVNDPHLHQRGMLQWIDHPELGRIVVQASPMRYDGTPQLPHQPSRRLGQDNEGVLTGWLGLSRDDVARLGREGVI, translated from the coding sequence ATGGCATCGCCCCATCCGCTCGCCGGCATCAAGGTCGTCGATCTCTCGCAGATCTACAACGGCCCCTATTGCACCTTCCTGCTGGCGCAAGCCGGTGCCGACGTGATCAAGGTCGAGCCCAAGGGCGGCGAGCATTTGCGGCGGCGCGCAGTGCTCGGCGGCGCGGCGCTGCCGTTTGCGATGCTCAACGCCAACAAGCGCTCGGTTTCGCTTGACCTGAAAAATCAACAAGGCCGCGACCTCTTGATCGAGATGGTAAGGCGCGCCGACGTGCTGGTCGAGAACTTCGCGCCTGGCGTCACGGAGCGCCTCGGCCTCGGCGTCGAGGCCATGCACAAGGTGAACCCGCGGCTCGTCTATGCGCAGAGCTCGGGTTATGGGCAGGACGGTCTCTATCGCGACTATCCCGCGATGGATCTGACCGTGCAGGCGATGTCCGGCATCATGGACATCACCGGCTTCGCCGATCGCGAGCCCGTGAAGGCGGGACCGGCGCTGTGCGATTTCTTCGCCGGCGTACATCTCTATGGCGGCATCGTCACCGCGCTGCTCGATCGCGAGCGCACCGGGCGCGGGCGCACCGTCGAGGTCGCGATGCTCGACGCTGTCTATGCGTCGTTGAGCTCGCAGCTCGGCATGTCGTTTGGGATCGGGTGGGAGGACGCGGGCCGCACCGGCAATCGTCACGGCGGGCTCGCGGAGTCGCCGTACAACGTGTACCCGACCGCCGACGGCTACATCGCGATCATCTGTGTCGGCGAGCAGCACTGGAAGAACCTGCTCGATGCGATGCAGCGCCCCGATCTGCGCGACGATCCGCGCTTCGCGGACCTGAAGACCCGCGTTGCCCATATGGACGTGGTCGACGATCTCGTGAGCACGTTCACCAGGCAATTCACAAAACAGGACCTGTTCGCGCTGCTGATGAAGCATCGCGTGCCATGCGCGCCGGTGCGCACCCTGAAGGAAGTGGTGAACGACCCGCACCTCCACCAGCGCGGCATGCTGCAATGGATCGATCATCCGGAGCTTGGCCGCATCGTCGTGCAGGCAAGCCCGATGCGCTACGACGGCACGCCGCAACTGCCGCATCAGCCGAGCCGCAGGCTCGGCCAGGACAATGAGGGCGTGCTCACCGGCTGGCTCGGCCTCTCGCGCGACGACGTCGCGCGCCTCGGACGAGAGGGCGTCATTTGA
- the epmA gene encoding EF-P lysine aminoacylase EpmA — MTSSPWWAPHVYADRRPFLAARNRIKAAVRAWFTARHFFEAETAILQVSPGNEAHLHAFATDLVAGDLSRTPLYLHTSPEFAAKKLLAAGEPRLFTFARVFRNRERSALHHPEFTMLEWYRANEPYGTLIEDCAGLMRAAAEAAGTRRFAFRGREADPFGVPERTTVAEAFRRYAGIDLLAMLDDRDALATAAKGLGMRVAEDDTWADVFSRIVVEKIEPNLGIGRATILDEYPVSEAALARPTAHDSRVAERFELYVCGVEIANAFGELTDAAEQRRRFEAEMAEKERVHGERYPLDEDFLAALAQMPPASGIALGFDRLVMLATGAQRIEQVLWTPVVDPQ, encoded by the coding sequence ATGACCTCGTCCCCCTGGTGGGCGCCGCATGTTTATGCCGACCGGCGGCCGTTTCTCGCCGCGCGCAATCGGATTAAGGCAGCGGTCCGGGCATGGTTTACGGCACGGCACTTCTTCGAGGCCGAGACCGCGATCCTGCAGGTCTCGCCCGGCAACGAGGCGCATCTGCATGCCTTTGCGACCGATTTGGTTGCGGGGGACTTAAGCCGCACGCCGCTCTATCTGCACACGTCGCCTGAGTTCGCCGCCAAGAAGCTGCTCGCCGCCGGCGAGCCGCGGCTGTTCACCTTCGCGCGCGTGTTCCGCAACCGCGAGCGCAGCGCGCTGCATCACCCCGAGTTCACCATGCTCGAGTGGTACCGGGCGAACGAGCCTTACGGCACGCTGATCGAGGATTGTGCGGGGCTGATGCGTGCAGCCGCCGAAGCGGCAGGCACGCGGCGCTTTGCCTTTCGCGGGCGCGAGGCCGATCCGTTTGGCGTACCGGAGCGGACCACGGTGGCGGAAGCCTTCCGCCGCTACGCCGGCATCGATCTGCTCGCGATGCTCGATGACCGCGACGCGCTCGCGACCGCCGCAAAGGGGCTGGGAATGCGCGTGGCCGAAGACGATACGTGGGCCGACGTGTTCAGCCGCATTGTCGTGGAGAAGATCGAGCCGAATCTGGGGATCGGGCGCGCCACGATCCTCGACGAGTACCCCGTTTCAGAAGCCGCGCTCGCACGGCCGACGGCCCACGATTCGCGCGTCGCCGAGCGCTTCGAGCTCTATGTCTGCGGCGTCGAGATCGCCAACGCCTTCGGCGAGCTGACTGATGCGGCCGAGCAGCGCCGCCGGTTCGAGGCCGAGATGGCCGAGAAGGAGCGCGTGCATGGTGAGCGCTACCCCCTGGATGAGGATTTCCTTGCTGCGCTGGCACAGATGCCGCCTGCGTCGGGCATCGCGCTCGGCTTCGACCGGCTGGTGATGCTGGCAACCGGTGCGCAGCGCATCGAGCAGGTGCTGTGGACGCCGGTCGTCGATCCGCAGTAG